CGGACGATCTTGAGTTCCGCTTTGACCCGAGATAGGTCCTTCATGAGGATCGCGAAGATCTCCTTGCGTCCTTCATCGGCCAACTTCTTCTCCATTTCATGGAGGATGAAGGATGGATCAGCCGACTCGCCGCGCGGCTCGTCCCCCCAGTGGAGACGGTCGTACGTGCGCCGACGATCGGGATCGCCGATGACTTCATAGGCCGAGTTGATCTCCCGGATCTTCTCTTCCGCCTGCGTGTTGCCAGGATTGCGGTCCGGATGGTGCTGGAAAACGAGCTTGCGATAGGCCTTCTTGATGTCCTCGTCGGAGGCCTCGCGCGAGACTCCCAGGACACGGTAATAGTCGAGACGCGGCATATGGAGGCAGACTATAGCATGCAGGCTCTGCCTCGTTCATCAGCCCTAAGGCGTATCTCGTGAAGCGTCATTTGTCTCGCGTTTACGACTGGCGCGAAGGTCCGAGGCAGTTGGCACAGCACCGTATTGCTCGCAGTGCTTGCAGTGAGTCTTTTTCGGCTTTGCCATTGGCCGTTCGCTATATGCTGTGTCCCCTCTAGTGAAATACGCTTCACCCTGTTCCGATCTGATCCCATCGGCTTGACAGTGCCGCGTCGCCCCCGTAGCCTTGCGCGGTCCGAATTCCAGCGTAAAGGAGGTTGCAGTGTCGTGGACGAAGGGAATTACTCGGTATCAATGGCTCGTCTTGTTCGTGGCCTGGCTCGGCTGGGTCTTCGACGCGATGGACGCCACCATCTACGCCATCGTCCTGCATCCGGCTCTGCATGATCTCCTCCATAACGGGTCCGGAGACGGCGCCGCGTCGGCCGAGCAGATCGGCTGGTATGGCGGCATTATCTTCTCGATCTTTCTCATCGGTTGGGCCATCGGCGGGATCTGCTTCGGGTTGATTGCAGATCGCTTCGGCCGAACGAAGACCCTGATTGCCACCATCCTCATCTATGCGCTGTTCACCGGCATGGCCGCTCTGTCCCAGGATTGGTGGCACCTGGCGATCTATCGATTCCTGACCGCGTTGGGGATCGGTGGTGAGTGGGCGGCCGGCGCGGCAATCGTCGCGGAAACCTGGCCCGAGGATCGTCGGGCCAAGGCGGCCGGGGTACTGCAGTCGGCTTGGGCGGCCGGCTTTTTCCTTGCCGCGTCGTTCAATCTGCTCTTGAAAGACTACGGATGGCGCACGCTGTTTCTCGTGGGCATCGTGCCGGCCTTCGTCGCCCTCCTGGTCCGTTGGTGGGTGAAGGAGCCGGAGCGGTGGGTTCAGGCGCACGACCGTGAATCAGGTTCGACCGCCGGCAGCCTCACACATTTGCAGGAACTTTTCGGACCGACATTGAGCCGTAACACCTGGGTTGGCTCGATCCTGGCCTTCGTCGCGGTGTTCGGGCTCTGGGGCGCCACGAATTGGACACCGACCCTCGTGCGGGCGATGCCGGAAATCAAAGGCCTGGACCCGGCCTCCGCCACCGTCTCGGTGAGCCATGCGATCATGATGCTGAACGTCGGGGCGCTGCTGGGCTATCTCAGCTTCGGTCCGCTGGCGGATCGAGTGGGGCGGCGAGTCATGTTCGGCATCATGTGTCTCGGAAGTCTCGTGATGCTCCCCGTCGTCTACCTGTTCTCGTCCAATTATCGCGATGTGCTTTGGTTGTTGCCGATGCTCGGCTTCTTCAACAACGGCATCTTCAGCGGCTTTCCCATTTACCTGCCCGAACTGTATCCGACACGTCTTCGAGCCACCGGTGCGGGCTTTTGCTTCAACGCCGGCCGTGTCCTGGCCTCCGCCGCCCCCTTCATCACCGGCTGGCTGGTGACCGCGCTCGGATCCTTCAACAAGGCGGCAAGCACGATCGCGCTGATCTATATCGTCGGTCTGGTGGCATTGCCGTTCGCTCAGGAAACCAAGGGGAAGCCGCTACCGGAGTAAGGAGAGGCCTGCGACAATGCTGGGACCACGCGGTTCATACCCTACCCCTCGCATTCTGTCCCTCGGGGACCAGGCCCTGACCGTCGAGTTCGGCGATCGTATCGACCTCGCGGTGAATGACCAGGTGCTCGCGTATGCGGCGGCACTTGAACGCTTGCGACTATCGGGCATCGAGGAGATCGTGCCCACCTACCGTTCCATCACGATCTATTTCGATCCATTGACCCTCAGCTCGAATGAATTGACAGCTCACCTCGCTGAACTATTTGCCCAGCCGTCGCAGCGGGCGAAGCGCAAAGGCGCAAGCCACACGATTCCCGTCCTCTACGGTGGTGCTGCAGGACCGGACCTTCAAGACGTCGCCACCCATGCCGACCTGACTCCCGAGCAAGTGGTGGATCTGCACACGTCCGTGCAATACCGCGTATACATGTTGGGCTTCAGTCCAGGATTTCCCTATCTTGGGACTGTGGCCGAGCCGTTGATCATGCCCCGGCTTTCGACACCGCGCAAGCACGTCCCGGCGGGATCGATCGGTCTAGCCGGCGCGCAAACCGGGATCTATCCCCAGGATAGCCCCGGTGGATGGCGGATCATCGGACGCACGCCGCTCGAGCTCTTCAGCGTCACAAGGAAGAAACCGTTCCTGTTGCAACCGGGCGACCGGGTGAAATTCGTCCCGATCGATGTAGCTGAGTTTGACAACCTTACCAGGGACCTTCAGTGAGCAGCTCCCCTCGCCTCGACGTGAATTGCGACCTCGGTGAAGCGGAGACACCGAGCGGGATTTCCCAGGACCTGCGACTGCTACCCTTCGTCACTTCAGTCAATATCGCCTGCGGCGGACATGCAGGTACCGCGGAGAGCATGCGGCGACTCGTTGCAGCAGCGATCGAGCGAGGCCTCGCCATCGGCGCCCATCCAGGGTTCCCCGATCGAGCGACAGGCGGAAGACAGGAGCAGCCGTGGACTGCCGAGTGGATCAAGAATGAACTGGGGAGCCAGATCAACAGACTGCAGACAATCGCACGGGAACTCGGCGCTAGGCTGACTCATGTTAAACCGCACGGAGCGCTCTACAATATGGCGGCTCGGGACCTCAGACTGGCCGACGCTATCGCTTCCACCGTCCAGGCGTTCGATCGGTCATTGATTCTCGTCGGGTTGGCCGGTTCCGAGCTCCTGGTCGCGGGGCAGAATGCCCTACTCAGGGTGGCGGCCGAAGGCTTCGCCGATCGCGCCTATTACTCCAATGGGCATCTCATCCCTCGCTCCCAGCCCGATGCGCTTGTAACCGACGAGGCCCTCGTCGTCGCGAGGGCCCTGACGCTGGCCCTCGAACATTCGGTAATCGCCGGCGACGGCACGAGCCTGCGACTTCATGTGGACACACTCTGTTTGCATGGCGATACAGCGGGAGCGCTACGCCTAGCCAAAGCCGTGTACGACGCCCTCCAGAACGCAGGCGTCATCGTGAGACGGATCGATCGTGGCAACTGAATACGCAACGATCCATATACTCCGCCCCGGACTGTCCACGACAGTCCAGGATCTGGGGCGCCATGGGTTCCGCCGTTATGGTGTTTCTGTAAGCGGGGCGATGGATCGATGGGCGCTGACGGTGGGCAATCGCTTGCTCGGCAATCACGATGGCGCAGCCGGATTGGAAATAACGCTTCAGGGTCCAGAGTTACTGTTCGACAAGAGGAGCTGGATCGCGATTACCGGCGGCGACCTGAGCCCAAGTTGCCGAGGACAGGCACTGCCGATGTGGACGGTGGTCGAGTTGCCGGCCGGCGCTCGTGTGGAATTCGGGGCGCGGCGGAAGGGAGCCCGAGCCTATCTCACCGTGGCCGGAGGAATCGAAGGTCCGCGGATTCTTGGAAGCCACTCGACCCATACACGAAGCCGCCTCGGAGGGATGCAGGGGCGCTCGCTGAAGAAATGGGATCAACTGGCGATCGGCGCACCGCCAAACCGGATACCTCCACCCGCCGGACGGGCACTTTCGCTTTCGCACAGACCGGACTATTCCTCCACCCCCACCCTCAGAGTTTTGTCCGGCCCACAGCTCGACTATTTCACGAAGGATTCGCTGGCCACCTTGGTCGAAAGCGGTTATCGCATCACATCGGAATCGGATCGAATGGGGTATCGGCTCGCCGGCCCAATACTCCAATTCAAAGGACAAGCGGACATCGTCTCTGACGCCGTGGTCTGCGGCGCAATTCAGGTCCCGCCGGACGGGCAACCCATTCTTCTGATGGCGGACTGTCAAACGACGGGGGGATACGCGAAACCCGCGGTCGTCATCTCCGTCGATCTACCCAAGGCAGGCCAGTTACTACCGGGAGACTCCGTCGGCTTTCGATGGGTTTCCGCGGAGGAGGCATCCTCACTGCTTCGGACGACGCGGGCGGAACTTGATCGTCTGCTCCCACCTGCAAGCCCGGAGTAGGGGAACGCCCCTTAAGTGGGAGGCAGGGTTATCGCGTGAGTCCTTGACAAGCGCTGGAAGCGATCTATGCTTAAACCATGGATACACCACTGACTCCTCGAGAACTCACCTACGACGAGAAAAAGGCGGCAGAAGCCGCTTTTACCGGTCGCCCGTTCAATCCTAAATGGTCCGACGCGGCTCGCACGGTCTACGAGGGCATCCTCACTGCCATGGGCAAAGATGCTCGCGACATCGTGATTTTGGAAGAACTCGAGCCGGCCAATCCGTTGGCGTAACAGTCGACGTCACGTTTCAGCCGGGAGGCGACTCCCGGAGGTCGGAACGTCTGACCCGCTTGCCATGCTTTGCGGGGGCCTGCTCAAGCGGGACAGGCTCGGCCACATCCTTACCCCGAAAGCAGCATCGCTGTCGCTGCGCTCCCAACCCCACTCATCTTTGCCGGAACGAAACTATAGACTACTCCGCGGATTTGGCATGCGTGAGGCGCGAGACCAAGGCTCGCTCGTCGGCTTCCGTGTGAACCTCGCCATCGAGCCTTGCCTCAGTGAGACGGGCCAGAATCGTCCGGAACAGCGGACCAGGCTTGAGGCCGATCAATTGCAGGGCCTTCCCAGTCAAGGCGGGCTTGGTGTGCTGGTAGGTCGTGAGGTAGGCAGACACACGGCGCTTGGCCGACTCCGACTTGGCGCTTGCGAGGACGAAGACCAGGGTCTCATGCGGCAACCCCGACAGCAGCCGCACCACTTCCGAAGGACGAACGGTTCCACGGGCATGCAAACGGCGGGCGATGGAGCCCGGAAGACACCTTGCGGCCCGCAGCATGGAGCGTTCTTTCTCGGAGAACGGGAACCGCTTGAGTAGTTCCTGTAGGGCTCGGTCCGGCAGAACCTGGAGCAGCGCCATTACATATACCAGCCACGCTTCCATCGGGCGATCCAAGTAAGACAGCCGATACCAGTCCAAAGCTTCTTCAACGGCCATGAGGAGCCGTTCCAAGCGGGCTGACCAATTCAACCTGGGATGGATGAACGGCAAAAGGTCCAATTCCGCCATCCGCCGAACCGCGCCTGCCGGCGCGCGCTCGGAGAAGAGTAGCCGCAACTCGTCGAGCAACCGATGGCCGGAGAGACGATGAAACAATTCCATCTTCACCGCCCCACGGATGAGCGCCAACGTTTCCTTGCTCAAGTGGAAACCGAACCGCAACTCGAACCGGATGGCTCGAAAAACCCGGGTGGGATCTTCCACGAAGCTCAGACTGTGCAGGACGCGGATCGTTCGTTCTTTTAAGTCCCGCTGTCCGCCATAGAAGTCGATCAACTCCCCGAATGACCCGGGATTGATTCGCACCGCCAACGTATTGATGGTGAAATCCCGGCGGTACAAATCCTTCTTGATCGAACTCTGTTCCACGGTAGGCAATGCGGTCGGATATTCATAGAACTCCGTCCTCGCAGTCGCGACGTCGAGTTTGAACCCGTCAGGCAGCACAACCACGGCGGTGCCGAACCGCTCGTGAGCCTTCACTCGACCTCCCGTTTCCTTGCCCAGCGCCCTCGCGAACGCAATGCCATCCCCTTCAACCACCAAGTCCAGATCCAGGTTGTCGATTCCAAGCAAAAGATCCCGAACTACTCCTCCCACGACGTAGGCGGCACAATCCCGGCGTTCGGCCAATTCGCCGGCTCGCCGGAGCAAATGGATGAGGGGCTGTGGAAGCCGTTCGGCCAGGATGCCGCGGATGTCACGCTTTCGCATCGGCCCGCCCTGCGAACCAGAGGCTGGAAGGCCGGCTTGCCCCCGCGCAGCGGACAACACATCGTCGTGCAACGTGCGCAAGAGGTCTGTGCGGGTGATCACGCCGATGACCTTGTTGCCGGACAACACCGGTACAAAGCGTTG
This Nitrospiraceae bacterium DNA region includes the following protein-coding sequences:
- a CDS encoding MFS transporter, coding for MSWTKGITRYQWLVLFVAWLGWVFDAMDATIYAIVLHPALHDLLHNGSGDGAASAEQIGWYGGIIFSIFLIGWAIGGICFGLIADRFGRTKTLIATILIYALFTGMAALSQDWWHLAIYRFLTALGIGGEWAAGAAIVAETWPEDRRAKAAGVLQSAWAAGFFLAASFNLLLKDYGWRTLFLVGIVPAFVALLVRWWVKEPERWVQAHDRESGSTAGSLTHLQELFGPTLSRNTWVGSILAFVAVFGLWGATNWTPTLVRAMPEIKGLDPASATVSVSHAIMMLNVGALLGYLSFGPLADRVGRRVMFGIMCLGSLVMLPVVYLFSSNYRDVLWLLPMLGFFNNGIFSGFPIYLPELYPTRLRATGAGFCFNAGRVLASAAPFITGWLVTALGSFNKAASTIALIYIVGLVALPFAQETKGKPLPE
- a CDS encoding LamB/YcsF family protein; amino-acid sequence: MSSSPRLDVNCDLGEAETPSGISQDLRLLPFVTSVNIACGGHAGTAESMRRLVAAAIERGLAIGAHPGFPDRATGGRQEQPWTAEWIKNELGSQINRLQTIARELGARLTHVKPHGALYNMAARDLRLADAIASTVQAFDRSLILVGLAGSELLVAGQNALLRVAAEGFADRAYYSNGHLIPRSQPDALVTDEALVVARALTLALEHSVIAGDGTSLRLHVDTLCLHGDTAGALRLAKAVYDALQNAGVIVRRIDRGN
- a CDS encoding DnaJ domain-containing protein, encoding MPRLDYYRVLGVSREASDEDIKKAYRKLVFQHHPDRNPGNTQAEEKIREINSAYEVIGDPDRRRTYDRLHWGDEPRGESADPSFILHEMEKKLADEGRKEIFAILMKDLSRVKAELKIVRERTVAEQGYDSFKESVIEERAAEVMDEFLTAEMDARKQRLVEVALQMMISQGVAKRGDEGGVRSLRGRLEDAFRKGRITGFLTALELLYERR
- a CDS encoding biotin-dependent carboxyltransferase produces the protein MATEYATIHILRPGLSTTVQDLGRHGFRRYGVSVSGAMDRWALTVGNRLLGNHDGAAGLEITLQGPELLFDKRSWIAITGGDLSPSCRGQALPMWTVVELPAGARVEFGARRKGARAYLTVAGGIEGPRILGSHSTHTRSRLGGMQGRSLKKWDQLAIGAPPNRIPPPAGRALSLSHRPDYSSTPTLRVLSGPQLDYFTKDSLATLVESGYRITSESDRMGYRLAGPILQFKGQADIVSDAVVCGAIQVPPDGQPILLMADCQTTGGYAKPAVVISVDLPKAGQLLPGDSVGFRWVSAEEASSLLRTTRAELDRLLPPASPE
- a CDS encoding CBS domain-containing protein, which codes for MDLITTHLNADFDGLASMVAAAKLYPGALLVFPGGAQESVRRFLSTHDVGIRRLKDVPLDQIRRLVLVDVQEPERIGPFKVLWDNPDVAVQIYDHHHVDGAGIEKGRVSRIGELDCEVQEVGATTTILAGLLRSRNITLTPDEATVLALGLYEETGSFAFASTTPLDLEAAAWLVRTGADLNLVSEIIKHPLDSELIALLDDLLGSAETYYLEGRKILLASSTYDKYPGDLAEAVQRVAEMQGLDAVIVAMALDDKVEIIGRSRRPDIDVGWIAREFGGGGHAVAAAASVKGKTLVEVRERLRSLLTERYRPTLLAKDVMTKPVKVIGAQATVAETERMMTTASVNVLPVLDPNERFLGTVSRETVQKALFHQLGQAAIADFVQSDQYSASPDTAFHEVESRMIERNQRFVPVLSGNKVIGVITRTDLLRTLHDDVLSAARGQAGLPASGSQGGPMRKRDIRGILAERLPQPLIHLLRRAGELAERRDCAAYVVGGVVRDLLLGIDNLDLDLVVEGDGIAFARALGKETGGRVKAHERFGTAVVVLPDGFKLDVATARTEFYEYPTALPTVEQSSIKKDLYRRDFTINTLAVRINPGSFGELIDFYGGQRDLKERTIRVLHSLSFVEDPTRVFRAIRFELRFGFHLSKETLALIRGAVKMELFHRLSGHRLLDELRLLFSERAPAGAVRRMAELDLLPFIHPRLNWSARLERLLMAVEEALDWYRLSYLDRPMEAWLVYVMALLQVLPDRALQELLKRFPFSEKERSMLRAARCLPGSIARRLHARGTVRPSEVVRLLSGLPHETLVFVLASAKSESAKRRVSAYLTTYQHTKPALTGKALQLIGLKPGPLFRTILARLTEARLDGEVHTEADERALVSRLTHAKSAE
- the pxpB gene encoding 5-oxoprolinase subunit PxpB; protein product: MLGPRGSYPTPRILSLGDQALTVEFGDRIDLAVNDQVLAYAAALERLRLSGIEEIVPTYRSITIYFDPLTLSSNELTAHLAELFAQPSQRAKRKGASHTIPVLYGGAAGPDLQDVATHADLTPEQVVDLHTSVQYRVYMLGFSPGFPYLGTVAEPLIMPRLSTPRKHVPAGSIGLAGAQTGIYPQDSPGGWRIIGRTPLELFSVTRKKPFLLQPGDRVKFVPIDVAEFDNLTRDLQ